A single genomic interval of Camelina sativa cultivar DH55 chromosome 11, Cs, whole genome shotgun sequence harbors:
- the LOC104725900 gene encoding indole glucosinolate O-methyltransferase 1-like: MANHFQAPITIIPKPNPTKGEQEAEEEASLLARRLSNAASLPMVLKAALELGVIDTMVTVGDSLWLSPSEIAQRLPTKPSNPEAPVLLDRMLRFLASYSVFKCRSIVAEENGQTGKVERVYAAEPVCNFLLNNRDVSGSFASLFMLDLSDVFIKTWTHLKDVILEGKDAFSSAHGMKLFKYIQTDEGFGKVFNRAMLESSTMVMEKVLRDYEGFTDAKTLVDVGGGLGSTLGLITSKYPHIIGINFDLAVVLANAPSYPGVTHVAGDMFTKIPNADAIFMKWILHDWTDEHCVQILKNCWKSLKENGKVIIVEMVTPVEAMSRDICSNIVFGMDITMLTQCSSGKERSLSEYETLAHASGFSRCEIVCPVSPFSVIEIYK, translated from the exons ATGGCAAACCATTTTCAAGCTCCCATAACCATTATCCCTAAACCTAATCCAACCAAAGGAGaacaagaagctgaagaagaggcAAGCTTGCTAGCGAGGAGGCTCTCGAATGCAGCTTCCTTGCCCATGGTTCTCAAAGCCGCCTTGGAACTCGGCGTGATCGACACCATGGTCACCGTAGGCGACAGCTTGTGGCTCTCACCTTCTGAGATTGCACAAAGACTCCCAACCAAACCGAGCAATCCGGAGGCTCCAGTTTTGCTAGACCGGATGCTGCGATTTCTCGCTAGCTATTCGGTTTTCAAATGCCGTTCCATTGTAGCAGAAGAGAACGGTCAAACCGGAAAAGTCGAGAGGGTGTATGCAGCCGAACCGGTTTGCAATTTTCTCTTGAACAATAGAGACGTCTCGGGATCTTTTGCCTCTCTGTTCATGCTTGACCTTAGCGACGTCTTTATCAAGACTTG gACACATCTCAAAGATGTGATACTAGAAGGAAAAGATGCATTTAGTTCTGCCCATGGGATGAAACTATTCAAATACATCCAAACCGATGAGGGATTTGGTAAAGTGTTCAACCGGGCAATGTTGGAATCTTCCACCATGGTTATGGAGAAGGTTCTTAGGGATTATGAAGGATTCACAGATGCGAAGACTTTGGTGGATGTTGGGGGAGGACTTGGTAGCACACTAGGCCTCATCACTTCCAAGTATCCTCATATTATTGGTATCAATTTCGATTTAGCTGTGGTATTAGCCAATGCTCCTTCTTATCCCG GTGTTACCCATGTGGCGGGAGATATGTTCACAAAGATTCCAAATGCAGATGCCATTTTCATGAAG TGGATACTACATGATTGGACGGACGAACACTGCgtacaaattctcaaaaattgTTGGAAAAGTCTTAAAGAAAACGGAAAAGTGATAATAGTGGAAATGGTTACACCAGTAGAAGCAATGAGCAGAGATATATGCTCTAATATTGTGTTTGGTATGGACATCACAATGTTAACACAATGCTCGTCTGGTAAAGAGAGATCTCTTTCAGAGTACGAAACTTTAGCACATGCATCAGGATTTTCCCGTTGCGAAATCGTGTGTCCAGTTTCTCCGTTCTCCGTCATCGAAATCTATAAATAG